A stretch of Bacillus pseudomycoides DNA encodes these proteins:
- a CDS encoding GNAT family N-acetyltransferase, with protein MYNLTTVRNIFGPSKKVLNGLPNAVTIEETDEDSFYNVQNYKDKIKRFIDVCSSWNVKRASILLDKSFNSYTPSAKVLREFDFQLYAAKIEVLRKLSDIVTPEKEYDFRAIDAGTLSEEEFKSLWERCMSGSDNKSSSLNINEHFHAIQAELGEGWEKSCIAFYENNKPIGISIPHIEPGSKDEGRLFYFGLLPEERGKGMSAHIHLQSLYMLKQMGATYYIGSTHMTNKKMQKVFWKNGCSIRTETELYCKIFK; from the coding sequence ATGTACAACCTTACAACCGTTCGAAACATATTTGGTCCCTCGAAAAAAGTATTAAATGGTTTGCCGAATGCAGTAACAATTGAAGAGACGGATGAAGATTCTTTTTATAATGTCCAAAATTATAAAGACAAGATAAAAAGATTTATAGATGTTTGTTCAAGTTGGAATGTAAAAAGAGCAAGCATTTTACTGGATAAAAGTTTTAACAGTTATACTCCGAGTGCAAAAGTGTTACGGGAATTTGATTTTCAGCTTTATGCAGCGAAAATAGAAGTGCTTCGGAAGCTTTCGGATATTGTAACGCCAGAAAAAGAGTATGATTTTCGCGCAATAGACGCAGGGACGTTGTCTGAAGAGGAATTTAAATCGCTTTGGGAACGATGTATGTCAGGTTCGGATAACAAATCATCAAGTCTTAACATTAATGAACATTTTCATGCTATACAAGCAGAATTAGGTGAGGGGTGGGAAAAATCATGTATTGCTTTTTATGAAAATAATAAGCCAATAGGAATATCCATTCCGCATATTGAACCTGGATCGAAGGATGAAGGACGATTATTTTATTTTGGACTGTTGCCAGAGGAACGTGGGAAAGGAATGAGTGCCCATATCCATCTTCAATCTTTATACATGTTAAAACAGATGGGGGCTACTTATTATATTGGAAGTACTCATATGACAAATAAAAAAATGCAAAAGGTTTTTTGGAAAAACGGATGCTCTATAAGGACAGAAACGGAATTGTATTGCAAAATTTTTAAATAG
- a CDS encoding VOC family protein produces the protein MRLNHLNLCVDDLSEARHFFETFFDFQFLEQKGKALVVMSDENGFILVLSDPKAFKGNKAVTYPEAFHIGFLVETSSEVDQAYNRLIAGGIEIDKEPYTMRGSSYGFYFTVFNGLLIEISCLDYKDGKKVSKPNDTPLT, from the coding sequence ATGAGGTTAAACCATTTAAATCTATGTGTTGATGATTTATCAGAAGCAAGACATTTCTTTGAAACATTTTTTGATTTTCAATTTTTAGAACAAAAAGGCAAGGCTCTTGTAGTAATGAGTGATGAAAATGGATTTATTCTCGTGTTAAGTGATCCAAAAGCCTTTAAGGGAAACAAGGCTGTTACATATCCTGAAGCTTTTCATATTGGTTTTTTAGTGGAAACTTCAAGTGAAGTTGATCAAGCATATAACCGTTTAATAGCTGGAGGCATCGAAATTGATAAGGAACCTTATACGATGAGAGGTAGTAGTTACGGGTTTTATTTTACAGTATTTAATGGTTTATTAATTGAAATTTCTTGCCTTGACTATAAAGATGGTAAGAAAGTTTCAAAACCCAATGACACACCCCTTACATAA
- a CDS encoding GNAT family N-acetyltransferase produces the protein MKQPLLQVETERLMIRPVLKEDYISWYEGFNNRLPSQYKYDDGYRDMSSSTKEWFTEWIRGFDESAKRDEMYVLGVFRKEDGANVGKIELITILRMDYQWAMMGYSIHNQYWKMGYGVESVRATIDLFFDCLNFHRIELHINVDNEPSIRLAEKAGFDFECTRKAFSLENDEWTDFLIYYKNQAEEI, from the coding sequence TTGAAACAGCCATTGTTACAAGTAGAGACTGAAAGGCTTATGATCCGTCCTGTTCTAAAAGAAGATTATATAAGTTGGTATGAAGGTTTCAACAATCGTTTACCATCTCAATATAAGTATGATGATGGTTATCGAGATATGTCGTCTTCAACAAAAGAATGGTTTACCGAATGGATACGTGGTTTTGATGAATCAGCAAAACGAGATGAAATGTATGTTTTGGGAGTGTTTCGTAAAGAAGATGGTGCGAATGTTGGTAAGATTGAGCTTATTACAATTTTACGAATGGATTATCAATGGGCGATGATGGGGTATTCAATCCATAATCAGTACTGGAAAATGGGCTATGGCGTAGAAAGTGTACGGGCTACGATAGATTTGTTTTTTGATTGTCTTAACTTTCACCGCATTGAACTACATATAAACGTCGACAATGAGCCGTCGATTCGTCTGGCGGAAAAAGCGGGATTTGATTTTGAGTGTACAAGAAAAGCATTTTCTCTTGAAAATGATGAGTGGACTGATTTTTTAATATATTATAAAAATCAAGCTGAAGAGATTTGA
- a CDS encoding helix-turn-helix domain-containing protein — MNQNQNFPIATTLEVIGGKWKSSILCILMNGKKRTHELKRAIPDITQKVLTQQLRQLEADGVIHRTVYQEVPPRVEYTISEYGKSLIQIMNELCEWGKDHQVKRLSK; from the coding sequence ATGAATCAGAATCAGAACTTCCCTATCGCTACTACCCTTGAAGTCATCGGAGGAAAATGGAAGAGTAGTATTTTATGCATACTCATGAACGGTAAGAAGCGGACACACGAACTGAAACGTGCGATCCCAGATATTACACAAAAAGTTCTGACGCAACAATTGCGACAACTTGAAGCTGATGGGGTTATCCATCGCACTGTATATCAAGAAGTTCCACCAAGAGTTGAATACACAATAAGCGAATACGGAAAATCTTTAATTCAAATTATGAATGAACTGTGTGAATGGGGAAAAGATCATCAAGTCAAAAGATTATCAAAATAA
- a CDS encoding NAD(P)H-dependent oxidoreductase — MKTLVIVAHPDIEKSRINKKWLEELEKYSNEITVHELYKAAPNWEFDVDYEQRLLLEHDRYIFQFPFYWYSSPPLLKKWFDDVLTYGFAYGSKGDKVRNKEFGLAISIGGLETQYKDGFTMNELTKPFQATCLYTGMKFVPPFTLYGAEYQLEDEDIERSAAEYVNYIMNKSNLYI, encoded by the coding sequence ATGAAAACACTTGTAATTGTAGCACATCCAGATATTGAAAAATCAAGAATTAATAAAAAATGGTTAGAAGAACTGGAGAAATATTCTAATGAGATAACAGTACATGAATTGTATAAAGCAGCTCCTAATTGGGAATTCGATGTTGATTATGAACAAAGGTTATTATTAGAACACGATCGTTATATATTTCAATTTCCGTTCTATTGGTATAGTTCACCACCACTATTAAAAAAGTGGTTTGATGATGTGTTAACGTACGGTTTTGCGTATGGTTCAAAAGGGGATAAAGTACGGAATAAAGAATTTGGTTTGGCGATTTCTATAGGTGGATTAGAAACTCAGTATAAGGATGGGTTTACAATGAACGAATTAACAAAACCATTCCAGGCGACTTGTCTATATACGGGGATGAAATTCGTACCACCATTTACATTGTATGGAGCGGAATACCAACTAGAGGATGAAGATATCGAAAGAAGTGCAGCCGAATATGTTAACTATATTATGAATAAAAGTAATCTTTATATATGA